In Persicimonas caeni, a single window of DNA contains:
- a CDS encoding sigma-70 family RNA polymerase sigma factor — protein MTTRDDTPRGPQGPENQPPANEASADDLPPERITQMTPEELVESYAGLVKNTGQELIQQLDCPVDLEDLIAWGYQGLLEAHQRFDPAMEVSFASFAFYRIRGAMYDGLRATGWGMRGTAIQLQDAIQLNDYMESNLLAQAKLPQTKSLASCIKYLDGMVGDCVTICLLQNTKLEQLSRSEAATQGNYVERRELIAALQAAIERLSDNERDVLVAYYIEDYSMTEIAEKLGISKSWVSRINARAVQKVRRIMFEDGDPWELYMIRE, from the coding sequence ATGACTACGCGCGACGACACACCCCGAGGGCCCCAAGGGCCCGAAAACCAGCCACCCGCCAACGAGGCATCGGCCGACGACCTCCCCCCGGAGCGCATCACCCAGATGACGCCCGAAGAGCTGGTCGAATCGTACGCCGGGCTGGTCAAGAACACCGGCCAGGAGCTCATCCAACAGCTCGACTGCCCGGTCGATCTCGAAGACCTCATCGCCTGGGGCTACCAGGGCCTGCTCGAAGCCCACCAGCGCTTCGACCCGGCGATGGAGGTCTCCTTCGCCAGCTTCGCCTTCTACCGCATCCGCGGCGCGATGTACGACGGCTTGCGCGCCACCGGCTGGGGCATGCGCGGCACCGCCATCCAACTGCAGGACGCCATCCAGCTCAACGACTACATGGAGTCGAACCTGCTCGCCCAGGCCAAACTCCCCCAAACCAAGTCGCTCGCCTCGTGCATCAAATACCTCGACGGCATGGTCGGCGACTGCGTCACAATCTGCCTGCTCCAAAACACCAAGCTCGAGCAGCTCTCACGCAGCGAAGCCGCCACCCAGGGCAACTACGTCGAACGCCGCGAGCTCATCGCCGCCCTGCAGGCCGCCATCGAGCGACTCTCCGACAACGAGCGCGACGTGCTCGTCGCCTACTACATCGAAGACTACTCGATGACCGAGATCGCCGAGAAGCTCGGCATCTCGAAGTCCTGGGTCAGCCGCATCAACGCCCGCGCCGTCCAAAAGGTCCGCCGCAT